A region from the Leptolyngbyaceae cyanobacterium genome encodes:
- a CDS encoding phosphate/phosphite/phosphonate ABC transporter substrate-binding protein yields the protein MILGKKFILGAGAALAALAALTIAGVEKVALAERTNHRRVENTIAQANPSRLTIVLPGRGDAADLQRKANAIAQFLSRDLGMPVEAMVADDTAAVEALRANRADVAFLSSRPALKAEQLANARLYLAEVRPNYSGRHTYRSVFVVPTNSSLKSGSNPQTLQQLRGKRMAFTSPTSGSGFIFPVGELVKLGLVPNRDRLNGFFGQISYGNNYSGALQAVLRGQADVAAVSEYALKPPYITAAEGNRLRVLYAINNVPAHGVAIDDDVPAAMRERIITSMMKLNQPANNQLLKDLYNSTELVRVNHSTHLQPMRDALQRAGIEP from the coding sequence ATGATTCTGGGGAAAAAATTTATACTGGGTGCTGGTGCTGCTTTAGCAGCATTAGCTGCTTTGACGATCGCTGGAGTGGAAAAAGTAGCACTAGCAGAGCGAACTAACCATCGGCGAGTTGAAAATACCATCGCACAAGCTAATCCTTCTCGTCTGACGATCGTGCTGCCCGGTCGAGGCGATGCAGCGGACTTGCAAAGAAAAGCAAACGCGATCGCGCAATTTCTGTCCCGGGATCTGGGAATGCCAGTAGAGGCAATGGTAGCTGATGATACGGCTGCTGTAGAAGCGCTGAGAGCTAACCGGGCTGACGTAGCTTTTTTGAGCAGTCGTCCCGCTTTAAAAGCCGAACAATTGGCAAATGCTCGTTTGTATTTAGCAGAAGTGCGTCCCAACTATTCTGGCAGACATACTTATCGATCGGTGTTCGTAGTACCAACCAACAGTTCCTTGAAAAGCGGCTCCAATCCTCAAACGCTGCAACAGTTGCGGGGTAAGAGAATGGCGTTTACTTCTCCCACTTCTGGTAGCGGGTTTATTTTCCCAGTGGGTGAATTGGTAAAATTGGGACTGGTGCCAAATCGCGATCGCTTAAACGGTTTCTTCGGCCAAATATCTTACGGCAATAATTATAGTGGAGCGCTGCAAGCCGTATTGCGCGGTCAAGCTGATGTAGCTGCCGTATCCGAATATGCTCTGAAGCCTCCGTACATTACCGCCGCAGAAGGAAATCGGTTAAGAGTTCTCTACGCTATTAATAACGTACCCGCTCACGGTGTGGCGATCGACGATGATGTTCCGGCAGCTATGCGGGAAAGAATCATCACTTCTATGATGAAATTAAATCAGCCAGCCAACAATCAATTATTAAAAGATTTGTACAATTCAACCGAATTGGTGAGAGTTAACCATAGTACTCACTTACAGCCAATGCGGGATGCGCTGCAACGTGCTGGCATCGAACCTTAG
- a CDS encoding ATP-binding cassette domain-containing protein produces the protein MIDRFSNFQLQTSDFSQSAIKCENIQTPYVASLNRSILNGISCNIQAGEFVALLGLNGAGKSTLLRAMVGLVPLQQGIIRINGVAGHQQGSSRQEVGMLFQGGGLIRQLSAIENVLCGKLGSLPAWQTLWGFPKSDRRLAFSLLDRLGLKDQAYQKTGQLSGGQQQRVAIARALIQNPQILLADEPTSGLDVMAAKQVMDILADLHSQQGMTIVVVLHDLAMAATYAKRAILVDTGRIIYDGTCHNLESQFAQLN, from the coding sequence ATGATCGATCGGTTTTCAAACTTCCAGCTTCAGACTTCAGACTTTTCCCAGTCTGCCATTAAATGCGAAAACATCCAAACTCCCTACGTAGCCTCTCTCAACCGTTCGATTTTGAACGGCATTAGCTGTAATATCCAAGCTGGTGAATTTGTTGCCTTGCTAGGACTAAACGGTGCGGGTAAATCCACCTTGTTACGTGCAATGGTTGGTTTAGTGCCTTTACAGCAAGGAATTATTCGCATTAATGGAGTAGCAGGTCATCAGCAGGGAAGTTCTCGCCAGGAAGTTGGGATGTTATTTCAGGGAGGTGGATTAATTCGCCAACTATCTGCGATCGAAAATGTATTGTGCGGAAAATTGGGAAGTTTACCCGCTTGGCAAACCTTGTGGGGATTTCCCAAAAGCGATCGACGTTTAGCCTTCAGTTTACTCGATCGACTGGGCTTGAAAGACCAAGCTTATCAAAAAACCGGACAACTCAGCGGCGGACAACAACAAAGAGTTGCTATAGCCCGTGCCCTCATCCAAAATCCGCAAATCCTACTAGCCGACGAACCCACCAGCGGCTTAGATGTCATGGCAGCCAAGCAAGTCATGGATATCTTAGCAGATTTGCACTCCCAACAAGGCATGACGATCGTAGTAGTATTGCACGACTTAGCAATGGCCGCCACCTATGCCAAACGCGCCATCCTTGTAGATACAGGTCGCATTATTTACGATGGAACTTGTCACAACCTAGAATCACAATTTGCCCAACTAAACTAA
- a CDS encoding transposase produces MCCHKRRCLFGKIINGIMQLNIAGATVEAVWHNLPHHFSFIELDAFVIMPNHVHGIIAIGEPQNNIANNQLLTNQTDSQPPVPKGTTPGSLGSILQNFKSVSTRRVNRFTRNSGTIWQRNYYEEIIRNEQAYNNIRRYIIENPLNWENDEENLTKFKPI; encoded by the coding sequence ATTTGCTGTCACAAAAGGCGATGTTTATTCGGCAAAATTATTAACGGAATTATGCAATTAAATATTGCAGGCGCAACCGTTGAAGCAGTTTGGCATAATTTACCTCATCACTTTTCCTTTATCGAACTAGATGCTTTTGTAATTATGCCTAATCACGTACATGGTATTATTGCGATCGGCGAACCTCAAAATAATATTGCAAATAACCAATTACTAACAAATCAAACAGACTCTCAACCACCTGTACCCAAAGGTACTACACCAGGTTCTTTGGGTTCAATTTTGCAAAATTTTAAGTCTGTAAGCACCCGCCGAGTTAATCGCTTCACGCGCAATTCTGGTACAATTTGGCAACGGAATTATTATGAAGAAATTATTCGTAATGAACAAGCGTACAATAATATCAGACGCTACATCATTGAAAATCCGCTTAATTGGGAAAATGACGAAGAAAATTTGACTAAGTTTAAACCAATTTAA
- the phnE gene encoding phosphonate ABC transporter, permease protein PhnE: MKNLKVFYKRHSWITRLLILLGVILIYAWALQGLKVDIQLLKTSWPYIIDFVSRLWPPNLEIIDIAIIRLIETIQMSLWGTTIGAILSLPIAILSARNLAPSWLRLIANFLQNAVRSVPSIVLGLLFVAATGLGAPAGTLALGIYTIGYLGKFYQEAIESVDSRSLESLKVCGASWLQIAQYGVLPQVLPLGLGYTLYMFEYNIRAASVLGVVGAGGIGFELVNYIRGFEYTKATTMMLVLLVVVTVIDTLSSKLRQRLESM, translated from the coding sequence ATGAAAAACTTGAAAGTTTTCTACAAACGCCACTCCTGGATAACTCGCCTACTAATTTTATTAGGTGTAATTCTAATCTACGCTTGGGCATTACAAGGCTTAAAAGTCGATATTCAATTACTAAAAACCAGTTGGCCTTACATTATTGACTTTGTATCAAGATTATGGCCACCAAATTTAGAAATCATCGATATAGCGATCATCAGATTAATCGAAACCATTCAAATGTCCCTATGGGGAACCACAATCGGCGCTATCCTTTCCTTACCAATTGCCATATTATCTGCCCGTAACTTAGCCCCTAGTTGGCTGCGATTAATTGCCAACTTCCTACAAAACGCCGTTCGTTCCGTTCCCTCAATTGTACTGGGATTATTATTTGTAGCAGCTACCGGATTAGGTGCGCCAGCCGGAACTTTAGCACTAGGAATATATACAATTGGTTATCTAGGAAAATTTTATCAAGAAGCAATTGAATCCGTCGATTCTCGTTCCCTAGAATCTTTAAAAGTGTGCGGTGCTTCTTGGCTACAAATTGCTCAATATGGAGTTCTACCGCAAGTATTACCGCTTGGATTAGGCTACACATTATATATGTTTGAATACAATATTCGCGCCGCCTCCGTACTCGGTGTAGTTGGTGCTGGCGGAATCGGATTTGAACTGGTCAACTATATCCGAGGTTTTGAATATACAAAAGCAACTACCATGATGTTAGTACTGTTAGTAGTTGTCACGGTAATTGATACCTTAAGTAGCAAATTACGTCAAAGGTTAGAGTCGATGTAG
- a CDS encoding efflux RND transporter periplasmic adaptor subunit encodes MPLLVAANGCGIVDKAEADAQSPSPQQQRQNSVTPVDVVRAKVGVIQEAPSYIGTTKAYREISLRSQVEGRLLNLAVDVGDPVGRGQILAQLDEAILLTGVTQAEAELAARQSEVARARSQVNNARARAEQARVELQQAKSDAARREFLARQGALSKQEAELARTAVRTAEQALLAAQDQIATEQQAVAAAQGRVKAQQALVAQTKERQSYARLVSPIKGVVLARVTEPGNLVQPGGEILKLGDFSRVKVVVPVSELELSTIRTGQSVQVILDAFPKETFTGVVSQISPAADATARLVPVEITIPNESGNIGSGLLARVRFVQKSEPKAIVPQTALEVGARERGSGSAGTQGRAEAATQQRGEVSAPSSATIFVVVGEGEETKVMARQVQIGDRANGRVEILSGLNSGERYVVRSGKPLKDGESVRLSIISEQ; translated from the coding sequence TTGCCTCTGCTCGTCGCTGCTAATGGATGCGGCATAGTGGATAAAGCAGAAGCGGACGCTCAATCCCCTTCTCCACAACAGCAAAGACAGAACAGCGTTACGCCAGTAGATGTAGTACGTGCCAAAGTAGGAGTTATTCAAGAAGCACCCTCCTACATCGGTACTACCAAAGCTTACCGAGAAATCTCTTTACGTTCTCAGGTAGAAGGAAGGTTGCTCAACCTAGCTGTGGATGTGGGCGACCCGGTGGGGCGAGGCCAAATTCTCGCCCAGTTAGATGAAGCAATCTTACTGACTGGCGTCACGCAAGCAGAAGCAGAATTAGCCGCTCGTCAGTCGGAAGTAGCACGCGCTCGATCGCAGGTGAATAACGCTAGAGCCAGAGCAGAGCAAGCACGGGTAGAACTTCAGCAAGCCAAGTCAGATGCAGCGCGGCGGGAATTTCTCGCCCGTCAAGGTGCCCTTTCCAAGCAAGAAGCAGAATTAGCACGAACAGCAGTGCGAACTGCCGAACAAGCTTTGCTGGCAGCCCAAGATCAAATTGCCACCGAACAACAGGCAGTAGCCGCCGCCCAAGGGAGAGTCAAAGCACAACAAGCACTGGTAGCGCAAACAAAAGAACGGCAATCTTATGCCAGATTAGTTTCTCCCATCAAGGGAGTAGTTTTAGCGCGAGTCACCGAGCCGGGAAATTTGGTGCAGCCAGGGGGTGAAATTCTCAAATTAGGTGATTTTAGCCGGGTAAAAGTGGTAGTTCCCGTTTCTGAATTGGAACTATCAACTATTCGTACCGGGCAATCAGTACAAGTAATCTTAGATGCTTTTCCAAAAGAAACTTTTACAGGCGTAGTGTCGCAAATTTCCCCAGCGGCTGATGCAACTGCTCGTTTAGTGCCTGTGGAAATTACCATCCCTAATGAAAGTGGTAATATTGGCAGCGGGCTGTTAGCGCGGGTGCGTTTTGTCCAAAAAAGCGAGCCAAAAGCGATCGTGCCACAAACCGCTTTGGAAGTGGGAGCGCGGGAGCGCGGGAGCGGCAGCGCCGGGACTCAAGGACGCGCAGAGGCGGCGACTCAGCAGCGTGGAGAGGTCAGTGCGCCATCATCAGCAACGATATTTGTGGTGGTGGGAGAAGGAGAGGAAACGAAAGTAATGGCTCGGCAGGTGCAAATAGGCGATCGAGCTAATGGCAGAGTAGAAATATTATCAGGGTTAAATTCGGGGGAACGTTACGTCGTTCGCAGTGGTAAACCATTAAAAGACGGCGAAAGCGTGCGTTTAAGCATCATATCCGAACAATAA
- a CDS encoding efflux RND transporter permease subunit produces the protein MTNKGFSFSGLSIRQHIGTLMLTLAVLVLGVFFFTQLQVDLLPSITYPRIGVRLSAPGVSPEVAVDEITRPLEEALSATEGVVQVYSQTREGQVSLDLYFEPGGNIDQALNDATAAFNRSRGRLPDTIEEPRLFKIDPSQLPIYEFALQSSSLQDVDLRVFADEELARELNVIPGVASVDVSGGVQEEVRIKIDLKRLQAKGVSLTDVLNALRERNQDISGGRLLGEDAEPLTRTVGRFRDAREIGDLSFEVSSSPDPNSPFPVSSRRVYLRDLAEINDGTEEQRIFVTLNGEQAVKVSVQKQPDANTIQVVEGVKKRLEELRESGLIAEDMQIVATLDESRFIKNAIDNVVSSGLSGTALAALAVLLFLGSLRQTLIIVIAIPLATVAAIILMQLFGLSINVFSLGGLALGVGIVVDNSIVMMETIAEGVGITPGKDAGSNLSHREIIELSESSSQSVESALVASTTTNLVSVLPFLLIGGFFSLLFNELILTITFSVAASLLVALTIVPVCSSRLLGIRFSSGLNRFWLLRQFNQKFEGAIVLYRNFLAGILRIRILVVLAAFLILGGGSIWLSGQIPQEILPRINTGQANMVAQFPPGTSLATNLKVSKIVDEIIRQQPETEYVFSTAGGFLFGSNTSSNPLRSSSTITLKPGTNVEAFVQRVSQEFEKLNLAGIRLRINPGQVRGIILTNSPVRGADIDIILQGQDEESLQRAGRQVLDAMDERVTLARFRPDADPRQPEVQIRPDWERVAELGLTAQDIGQTIQTAIEGSIPTQLQRGNRLIDVRVELDRDAIREATQLEQIPLFINNNRPIRLGDVARIEEGQAPGEVQRINQRQVFIIAGSLSEGANLSEALKQVNSVMADLKLPEGVSVLPSSAAETNQQLQNSLKILGGLAAFLVFVVMAVQYNSLIDPLVIMLTVPLALAGGIFGLYITQTAIGATVLVGAVLLVGIVVNNAIIMVELANQIREQEKLDRTTAILKAAPQRLRPILMTTITTVLGLFPLALGVGEGSEFLQPLGVVVFSGLSLATLLTLFIIPCFYTLFHDFPFKKRFFI, from the coding sequence ATGACTAACAAAGGATTTAGTTTTAGCGGACTCTCCATTCGCCAGCATATCGGTACGCTGATGCTCACCTTAGCCGTACTGGTATTAGGAGTTTTCTTTTTCACTCAACTACAAGTAGATTTATTACCTTCGATTACTTATCCCAGAATTGGGGTGAGATTATCAGCGCCGGGAGTTTCACCAGAGGTAGCAGTAGATGAAATTACCAGACCTTTGGAAGAAGCTTTAAGTGCGACGGAAGGGGTGGTGCAAGTTTATTCTCAAACTCGCGAAGGACAAGTCAGCTTAGACTTATATTTTGAACCTGGTGGAAATATCGACCAAGCTCTAAACGATGCGACGGCTGCTTTTAACCGCTCTCGCGGTAGGCTACCAGATACGATCGAAGAGCCGCGTTTATTTAAGATCGATCCCTCTCAATTACCGATTTACGAATTTGCTTTGCAGTCTTCTTCTTTGCAGGATGTTGACTTGCGGGTATTTGCTGATGAAGAGCTAGCACGGGAACTCAACGTTATCCCAGGTGTAGCGTCGGTAGATGTGTCGGGGGGCGTACAAGAAGAAGTAAGAATTAAAATTGACCTGAAACGTTTACAAGCAAAAGGTGTTAGTTTAACTGATGTATTAAATGCTTTAAGAGAGCGCAACCAAGATATTTCTGGCGGTCGGTTACTCGGAGAAGATGCAGAGCCGCTTACGCGCACGGTAGGGCGTTTTCGGGATGCTCGAGAAATTGGCGATCTTTCTTTTGAAGTTAGTTCTTCTCCCGATCCTAATTCTCCATTTCCTGTTTCCAGTCGCCGAGTTTATTTAAGAGATTTGGCTGAAATAAATGATGGTACGGAAGAACAGCGGATATTTGTTACTCTCAATGGAGAACAGGCAGTTAAAGTTAGCGTGCAAAAGCAACCCGATGCTAACACGATTCAAGTAGTGGAAGGAGTCAAAAAACGCCTGGAAGAACTGCGAGAATCTGGTTTAATTGCAGAAGATATGCAGATTGTAGCGACGCTGGACGAATCGAGGTTTATTAAAAATGCGATCGACAACGTAGTTAGCTCTGGATTAAGCGGTACTGCATTAGCTGCTTTGGCAGTTCTGCTATTTTTGGGTTCCCTACGGCAAACTTTAATTATCGTAATTGCCATTCCCCTCGCTACGGTTGCAGCAATTATTTTAATGCAACTATTCGGCCTTTCCATTAACGTTTTCAGCTTAGGTGGTTTGGCGTTGGGAGTGGGTATTGTAGTAGATAATTCCATCGTCATGATGGAGACTATAGCCGAAGGAGTTGGGATAACTCCTGGCAAAGATGCTGGCAGCAATTTGAGTCATAGAGAAATAATTGAACTTTCCGAAAGCAGCAGTCAATCAGTAGAATCTGCTTTAGTTGCCTCCACAACTACTAATTTAGTATCAGTACTACCATTTTTGTTAATTGGTGGTTTTTTCTCATTGTTATTTAACGAATTAATTCTGACAATTACTTTTTCCGTTGCCGCTTCTCTTTTAGTTGCTCTCACAATTGTACCAGTATGCAGTTCTCGACTATTGGGAATTCGTTTTTCTAGTGGATTGAACCGTTTTTGGCTGCTGCGGCAGTTTAATCAAAAATTTGAAGGTGCGATCGTACTTTATCGGAATTTTTTAGCTGGCATATTACGAATTCGGATCTTAGTAGTACTAGCTGCATTCTTAATTCTGGGCGGTGGCAGTATTTGGTTGAGCGGTCAAATTCCTCAAGAAATCTTGCCCCGCATCAATACCGGACAAGCTAACATGGTTGCTCAATTTCCTCCCGGCACTAGTTTGGCAACTAACTTAAAAGTCAGCAAAATAGTTGATGAAATTATTCGCCAACAACCGGAAACAGAATATGTCTTTTCTACCGCAGGTGGTTTTCTGTTTGGCAGTAATACAAGTAGCAATCCCCTGCGGAGTTCTAGCACGATCACCCTCAAGCCGGGTACTAATGTTGAAGCTTTTGTGCAACGAGTTTCTCAGGAATTTGAAAAGTTAAATTTGGCAGGAATTCGCTTGCGGATCAATCCCGGTCAAGTGCGCGGTATTATTTTAACCAATTCTCCCGTGCGAGGAGCAGATATTGACATCATCCTTCAAGGACAAGATGAAGAAAGCCTGCAAAGAGCCGGACGACAAGTATTGGACGCAATGGATGAAAGGGTAACTCTGGCTAGGTTTCGGCCTGATGCAGACCCCCGACAACCGGAAGTGCAAATTCGTCCGGACTGGGAAAGAGTAGCTGAATTAGGATTAACGGCACAGGATATCGGTCAAACTATTCAAACTGCAATTGAAGGGTCAATACCTACCCAATTGCAACGGGGAAATCGCCTGATCGACGTGCGAGTTGAACTGGATAGAGATGCAATTCGAGAAGCTACTCAGTTAGAACAAATTCCATTATTTATTAATAATAATCGACCAATTCGTTTGGGAGATGTAGCGCGAATTGAAGAAGGACAAGCACCGGGGGAAGTGCAACGCATTAACCAGCGACAAGTATTTATCATTGCTGGTAGTTTGAGCGAGGGTGCTAATTTGAGTGAAGCGCTCAAACAAGTAAACTCGGTAATGGCTGATTTAAAATTACCTGAAGGGGTATCGGTTTTACCTAGCTCTGCGGCGGAAACTAATCAACAGTTGCAAAATTCTCTGAAAATTTTAGGGGGATTAGCTGCTTTCTTGGTGTTTGTGGTAATGGCGGTGCAGTATAATTCTCTAATCGATCCATTGGTCATTATGCTAACAGTACCGCTAGCTTTGGCAGGTGGAATTTTTGGACTTTATATTACGCAAACTGCCATTGGCGCTACGGTGTTAGTCGGTGCGGTATTGCTGGTGGGTATTGTGGTAAATAACGCGATTATCATGGTTGAATTGGCTAACCAAATTCGCGAACAAGAAAAACTCGATCGCACTACGGCAATTTTAAAAGCTGCACCTCAACGTTTGCGACCCATTTTGATGACTACTATCACCACGGTTTTGGGTTTATTCCCTCTGGCGTTGGGAGTTGGGGAAGGTTCGGAGTTTCTACAACCGTTGGGTGTTGTGGTATTTTCCGGTTTATCTTTGGCAACTCTTTTGACTTTGTTTATTATCCCCTGTTTCTATACTCTTTTCCATGATTTCCCGTTCAAGAAACGGTTCTTTATTTGA
- a CDS encoding CHAD domain-containing protein — MAVNTPLKQNTLSDWAYLAVEKHFHKSIKHEVDVIEDKDPEALHQMRVGMRRLRTAVTGFAPALDLPKEAQEKNIGKIARTLGELRDLDVLQEALKNDYQPALPKSEQAAIETALDYLTTQRQKAYKKVKSTLEKSPYQDFKQAVQSWLKNPTYRLMGQIPIVAVLPDLLLPQISNLLLHPAWLVGTQSEAGEIYTLDELSKKDIEKELSIHGENLHKLRKQTKRVRYQMELFADFYGSTYAAYLKDMKAVQEVLGQIQDSVVLAEFLAKATGSGSNSLPPKFAKKLAQNRYEAWQKWQILQKRYLNTSIRQSFRSELLRPKTVTNNGFDSKNGVKSY; from the coding sequence ATGGCAGTCAATACTCCACTAAAACAAAACACCTTGAGCGATTGGGCTTATTTAGCAGTAGAAAAACACTTTCACAAATCAATTAAACATGAAGTAGATGTAATTGAAGACAAAGACCCGGAAGCCTTACACCAAATGCGGGTGGGAATGCGTCGCCTGCGTACTGCTGTCACCGGTTTTGCACCCGCTTTAGATTTGCCAAAAGAAGCGCAAGAAAAAAACATCGGTAAAATCGCTCGCACTCTCGGTGAATTACGAGATTTAGACGTGCTACAAGAAGCGCTAAAAAACGATTACCAACCAGCTTTGCCAAAATCAGAGCAAGCAGCGATCGAAACGGCATTAGATTATTTAACAACTCAACGTCAAAAAGCTTATAAAAAAGTCAAATCAACTTTAGAAAAATCTCCTTATCAAGATTTTAAACAGGCCGTGCAAAGTTGGTTAAAAAATCCCACTTATCGCTTGATGGGACAAATCCCTATTGTGGCAGTACTACCAGATTTACTTCTACCTCAAATCAGCAATTTATTACTTCACCCTGCTTGGTTAGTGGGGACGCAATCCGAGGCAGGAGAAATTTATACTTTAGATGAATTGAGTAAAAAAGATATTGAAAAAGAACTATCTATTCACGGAGAAAACCTTCATAAATTGCGAAAACAAACTAAGCGAGTTCGCTATCAAATGGAGCTATTCGCTGATTTTTATGGCTCTACTTATGCTGCTTATTTAAAAGACATGAAAGCAGTCCAAGAAGTTTTAGGCCAAATCCAAGATAGCGTTGTTTTAGCTGAGTTTCTAGCCAAAGCAACCGGGAGTGGAAGCAACAGTTTACCTCCTAAATTTGCCAAAAAATTGGCTCAAAATCGCTACGAAGCATGGCAAAAATGGCAAATTCTTCAAAAACGATATTTAAATACATCAATTCGCCAATCTTTCCGTTCCGAACTTTTGCGCCCAAAAACAGTAACGAATAATGGCTTTGATTCTAAAAATGGGGTTAAAAGTTATTGA